From Anaerotignum faecicola:
TTACCTCAAGCACCAGTGCGCCGACCTCAAGGTTATACAGAGATGCGTTTGTACCGGTAATGCCGATATAGGGCTGCGGCTGTGTGCCTGTTTCCAGCAGGCTTTCTACGGTTGGCTTAATCTGATTGCTGGGGATGGCATAGCCCATGCCCTCTGCCATAGAGGAATTATATTTTGCCGTATTGATCCCGATGACCTCGCCCTTGCTGTTTACCAGTGCGCCGCCGCTGTTGCCGCTGTTGATTGCCGCGCTGGTCTGCAAAACAGTCAGGGAATTGCCGTCTACGTTAATGGTCTGCTCCTTCATGCTGACAATGCCGTCCGTTGCGGAAAGCCCCATGCCCATGGCGTTGCCGATGGCAATGACACATTCGCCGACCTCAAGGTCATCCGAATCGCCGAAGGTTGCGGTTGTTACCTTTTTCACGCCTGCCTTTTTCAAATCAGACCAGGAAACAGAAAGCACCGCCAGGTCGGATTCGCTCTTTGTACCGACTACCTTCGCAGGTACGCTCTTATCGCCGTCCAGCGTCACATAAATGGAATTTGCACCCTCGATGACATGGTTATTTGTCGCAATGGCAATCTTATCATCATCCGAATAGAAGATCACCCCGCTGCCTGCGCCCTCTGCTTCGTATGGTACAGTGAAATGCCCCATATACTGTGTCACGCCTGTTGTGGTAGTGGAAACGCTGACAACAGAGGGCTTTACCTTCTTCACGATATCCACAGTGGAAAGCCCGTTCGTCAGATAGGATACACTTTCCGTATTGCTTGTGGATGCGGTCTTTGCACCGGTTTCCTTTCCGAAATGGCTCTGTGCCGCGCTGTAGCTGACCCCAATCGCAGAGCCGCCTGCGATGCTGCAAACCAGACAGGCTGCAATGAATTTCTTCCAGCCGTTTCCGCTCTGCTTTCTTTTCGGCTTTTTCACCTTTTCCTCATAATGATATTCTCTGACGCAGGGACCTGTATATTCCTGCTCTGCTTCTGCGGTTTCTTCCGCAAAGGCTTCTGCTTTCTCTGCGCCTTCCTCAGCAGTGGCTTCCGAAACGCTTTCCTGTTCAGAAAAGCCCTCCTCCTCGGAAAATTGCTCACCGGAAATTTCCTCTGTATATTCCTCGCCGGAAATCACCTCTGCCTCCATCTCTATGGATTCTCCGTCTACATGGGGTTCGTCTTCCATGCCGTCTGCGGAATAGTCAATGGATTCCTGCTCTGTTTCTTCATATTCATCTTTCTTTTTCGGATTGTACTCATCATATTCGTACATGCTCTATCCCTCCATATCTTTTATGGCTTTGTTTTATCTTATGCCGTTATTATACTGTTTGAATTTGAACGAAGTATGAACGTCAGGTGAATAATCCATGTTTTTCCTTAAAGAACGATTAAGATAAAATGAGAGCATAAAAAAAAGAACCTTGAAGCAATCAAGGCTCTAAAAAGTGCGGCTGGTGGGACTCGAACCCACACGCTGTCACCAGCGTCAGATTTTGAGTCTGATGCGTCTGCCAGTTCCGCCACAGCCGCAGAAATAAACTGCTTAAATATAATAGCATACCTTTTCCGAGATTGCAAGGGAAATTTTTCTTAATTTAAAAATTTGCTTTCCCCGAAAAAAGTATTTATAATAGCTTTTGAAATCAAAACGAAAGAAGGGAGCAACCCATGCAGAAAAAAGACATTTTGGAATTAAAGCGCCGCTTCAAAAAAGATGCCTGCACCTTTACGAAATTGCGCGGCTGTTATGTGGACAACCAAAAAAATATTCTCTTACATATCGACGAAACCTTTCTCAATCTGGAGGAGGATGAATTTTATAAATATCTGGAAATTGCAAAAAAGGCTCTTTCCGGCACAATCGGCAACAACCTTTTAGAGCTTTCCTTCCGCAGGGATGAAGCAGGAGAAGAAGCGCAGAAGTTCTTCCTTGCCCTGCGCGACAGTGCTTTGAAGCAGGATGGGCTGTTGGATTTGCTTTATGAGCGCATCATTCGCGAATATGATTTTGCAGGGAATTATCTGATTCTCCTGTTCCATGATGCTTATGATGTTATCACGAAAACAACCGACAACAATAAGCTGGACGAATCCGAAGAGGTTTATGAATATGTCCTCTGCGCCATCTGCCCTGTCGAGCTGACAAAGGCAGGCTTAGGCTATCATAAGGATAAAAACATCATCGCGCCTCGTATTCGTGATTGGGTGGTTTCCGTCCCCGAAACAGGGTTTCTCTTTCCTGCCTTTTCCGACCGCAGCAGTGATGTAAATGCCATGGGCTATTATGTGAAGGATGCCAAAAAGGCGCAGCCTGCGTTCATGCAGGAGGTTTTGGGCTGTGAAGCAAAGCGCACCGCCGCCGAGGAAAAAAAGACCTTCCATGGCATTTTAAAGGATGTTATTTCCGAGGAGGTGGAGGATGCGAAAACCGTCATTCTGGATATTCAGCAGGATTTGAATGATATGGTGGAGGAACACAAAAATGTGTTTGAAAACGAGCCTGTTCTCCTAACACCGCCTGCCATTCGGGAGGCTATGGCAGAAAAAGGTCTTTCCGA
This genomic window contains:
- a CDS encoding S1C family serine protease, translated to MYEYDEYNPKKKDEYEETEQESIDYSADGMEDEPHVDGESIEMEAEVISGEEYTEEISGEQFSEEEGFSEQESVSEATAEEGAEKAEAFAEETAEAEQEYTGPCVREYHYEEKVKKPKRKQSGNGWKKFIAACLVCSIAGGSAIGVSYSAAQSHFGKETGAKTASTSNTESVSYLTNGLSTVDIVKKVKPSVVSVSTTTTGVTQYMGHFTVPYEAEGAGSGVIFYSDDDKIAIATNNHVIEGANSIYVTLDGDKSVPAKVVGTKSESDLAVLSVSWSDLKKAGVKKVTTATFGDSDDLEVGECVIAIGNAMGMGLSATDGIVSMKEQTINVDGNSLTVLQTSAAINSGNSGGALVNSKGEVIGINTAKYNSSMAEGMGYAIPSNQIKPTVESLLETGTQPQPYIGITGTNASLYNLEVGALVLEVKNNSPAAAAGLQSGDIITQFNGKTIKDMDSLLNAMDSSDIGKKVDLTVVRDNKDKIKLQLTVADKNS
- a CDS encoding DUF4317 domain-containing protein, with the protein product MQKKDILELKRRFKKDACTFTKLRGCYVDNQKNILLHIDETFLNLEEDEFYKYLEIAKKALSGTIGNNLLELSFRRDEAGEEAQKFFLALRDSALKQDGLLDLLYERIIREYDFAGNYLILLFHDAYDVITKTTDNNKLDESEEVYEYVLCAICPVELTKAGLGYHKDKNIIAPRIRDWVVSVPETGFLFPAFSDRSSDVNAMGYYVKDAKKAQPAFMQEVLGCEAKRTAAEEKKTFHGILKDVISEEVEDAKTVILDIQQDLNDMVEEHKNVFENEPVLLTPPAIREAMAEKGLSEEVISKVEEICEEAFGDTPPLAENLIDSKALQTHAAAKKANVLALEVESLKQKLEEKEALPEKEVILQVSAEKLPAIQTEFINGKKCIVIPLEEDEHATINGKHWDNAPF